Genomic segment of Panicum virgatum strain AP13 chromosome 9N, P.virgatum_v5, whole genome shotgun sequence:
AGGCTATCCCGCAGGTGCTCGATTTCGACCAAGGCGGCCGAGAAGCGACCGCGCGCCAGGTCGCACTCCCGTTGCAGAGCAGGAATGTCCGGGTGGACCTCCGTGGAGCCAGACTCCGAGGACACAGCGGATGCCACAGGAGAACCCGGCGCGGGCAACCCCGGCGTAGGCAGGCCCGGCCGGACGGCGGCAACAACTGACGGCACCACAACCACTGGCACCGAGGCGTGAAGGAGGACGACGCCGAACCACCCGCAGCAGCAACAGACGTTCCAGCGCCGCCCTTTGCCGGAGGTCCGCCGGACGAagaggagccagaggcaacAGGGCCGCCCGACGGCCCAACGCCACCCTGCCCCGCGATCCACACTCCGGACCCGACGACGTCACCCTACCACCGCGCAGGTATCATCACAAATACAGCAAAGTAAAATGCAGGGACAGATGAACGAGGACAGCGTCCAAAAATACCTTCCCCGAAAGAGCTCGCGGCACACCCGCGGCAGACCGCGCGGCGCGGCACTGGACTCCTCGTCGGAGGGCGCTTGCCGTCATCCATTGGGCGAAGATCGACGATGACGATGAAGGCGGTTAGCACTCCTCTCCCTCCTTTCCCCTGCGCCGTCGCCTTTTCCTCCTCTATTTTTCTTCTGAGAACTGACAGGCAGCAATGTCGACGGAGACGAGGCGACGGGAGGCGGAGGGTTAAATAGGCGATCGTCGTCATCACTCCGCAGCGGTTCCCGAGCGAAGCGACACCTCGAGGCACGAACCGACACAGACGGCTCTCTCCGCGGCAACCGGCGCGACGCATCGGCTCCACGGGTGCGTACTTTATAGTTCCAATTAAATCCCCGCCGTCAATTCGTTTCCAATTGCAGGAAGATGACGAACCATTTCCATGTCTCAAACGAATCACAACCGCACGATTCGATTTCAAGGTTCAAAGGCCAGTCCGCTGAGGGCTCCGTGCCGCCTTGACTCAAAGAGCCAGGGAAGAAAAACCGGGACGAGCACCAAGCGGCCCAAGCCCGACCTGCCTCGGCAGCACTCGGGTCGTCTCAAACTTTCTTGTCCGATTCGGCCTCTAGCGTTCCACGGAATCCCCTCCAGGGGGAGGCCAACTAGGCTTCCCGAGCTGGCTGATGGCTCGGGTTTCTGACTGGGATGCGAGCTGTAGAgcagtggagtgctcccaatgGGGCTCCGTCGATCCGGTAGTCCGCGGCAGGGTCGGACTTCACTCGGATTGTCCTTAAATGGATGCACCCATTATCGAGCTCACCAAACCTGCCATTCCGGGTCATCAAGGTCAAGTGGTAGGGTTCACCTCCTCCGATCACCACCGATCGCAGTGGAGTCATCCATCATTGAGACATGAAAATGAAAAAACAGTGCGGAAAACTAACAAATAAAAATGCCCCAGAGCTAACtttatttcatcaaatttctccTTACAACAATCGGCTGAAAGCCATTACATCAAATAGACACTAGTTGTCCTCGACTTGGGGAAACAGCGGatacaatggatcaaatccGTTTACTCCCACCAAGGGAGCAACAAAAAGGGGCTAAGGCCACGACTGCTACCTGGCAAGCTGGAGGACATGGCCAAAAAACGTCGCAAGACTTCTTGTAGCGCCTCACAAGCCTTCTCCTAGCATCATCCGCGCCGAAAAACCCCTGGCGGAGGTAGAGGTAGACGATGCCGATGACGGGGAGTTTAATGGAGCTGAGGTTAGCCCTAGGGCTGGGCAAAATTTACCGAGAACTGAGAACCGAACCAAACTTACCGAGAACCGGTACCGAAAGTACCGAAATCGAGGAAGTTCGGTTCTGCTTCGGTTCCCAGTTGAGCAGAACCGAAGTTTATCAGTTAACTCAGTTCTTGGGCTCAGTTAACCGAGGAACCGAAATTTAGCTCAATAAGGCCCAATCTAACCAGCCCAAGCCCAAGTAGAAAACCTAATCCTTCTTTCACAACATCCCCCATCGATTTCCAGTCACCCATCGTCACCACATCCGCCCCTGAGCCGCCGTTCCCCACCTGGTGcgagcgcccgccgccgccccgcccccaaGCGCAGCCCCGCCCGTCGCCCGGCGCCACCAACCTGGCGcgagcgcccgccgccgcccgctagTCCCCGCCCCCAAGCGCAGCCCCGCCCGTCACCCGGGGTCAAGCCTTCGGCTccctgccgccccgcgccgTGCCAGCCCTGCCCGTCTACACGCcaggccggcggccgccaccgcccaccaaGCACTAGCGAGGCCGTCCAACGCCGCTaggccgcccgcgcccgcccggTGCCCCGGCCCGGCCTGCTCCGGCGTGCCTGGCCGCCCAGTGCTCCGGCCAACCTCCCCAGTGCTCCTGGTTTTTTTTCATCTCGATTCCTTCGGTTAGTACCGGTACCGAACTGAACTAACCGAAACCGAAGTTGCTCGGTTCCTGTCTATAGAAAGAACCGATCGGTATCTATTATCTAGGAACCGAAGTTCTGTGGGAACCGAGGAACcaaaccgatcggttcggttcctccCGAATGCCCAGCCCGAGTTAGCCCGAAAACCCCCGCCGGCGCCTGCTTCTGGGTATCTTCCCGAGGCACTGGAAGACGGGCCATGATCTCCTTCTGTTGGCCACGGCGCCTTCCAGTCGCACCACTCTAATCGCCCGCCTCCGGAGGGAGGCGTGGAGACCCATCCTGGCTGCAAGACCACCCTGCCTGATGAGCGAGGAGCCCATGACCGTCCCCCGCTGCCATAAAGCACAGCATCGAGCTGTGCAGCCTTCCAACCGTAGCTGGAGGATGAGGCAGCGGATCCGCGGCTCCGCGTCGACGACGCGTGAGATGCCCACCCAAGATCTCGGGGGAGCGGCAGCCGCAAGAAGGACGCAGAAGGGCGACCCCCATGGCAGGGAAGGTCCGAACCACCACTAAGTCTCCGAGCCGGCGCCGAGAGGAGTCCAAGGTGGCCACCAGAAGCTGGGAGCCCCCCTCACCGACTGGCAAGGGAGCAGGCAGACCAGTGGCCTGGCTTGCCTAGCTCCAACAGCGAGCCCTCGAACTCCTCGGCGTCGGGCAACGGTTGGCGGGATGAACTCGTAGGCGAGTTCATGTCTGAGGAGGATCCCCCGCcattcgcaagcattcttctagcaccagggACACGAGCCATGCCCACTCCCATCTGGGGGACGGGTGTGGGGTGTGAGGAAGAGAACTACCAAAGGGATTTCCATAATCCGTCTACTTGTGTGGAACCATGTGTCCACaatacccctatttataggagaACGTGGGCACGAGCGGCCCCAGTGTCCAGCGGGCCAGCCGAAACTGGGCACACCAAAAGCCCACACCTAACCGTACCACCTCTTGAATGCCGACGGGACGGCGCCAGTCCGCCCAAAAACCGCCGAGCCACTCGGGGCACGACCGCCGCACGACCCGCCAATGGGAGACGGCCCCGAACGGGGGAAAATGAGGCGTTCGTAGTACAACGATAAGACACGATGACCGGCCTCGAGATTCCACAGCCCTTCAGCCGGCCATCAAGACGGGCCAGACCCCGTCACGCCATTACTGACGCACGCCGAAAGCTGAGGGCGCGGGCAGTTGGATGGGACGCACCGGTCAGGGGTCATCGAGACTGAATCCAGCGGCTCCGCGATTATTAAAATCGCAGAGCCGCTCGGGGCCCTCTGACGGGAGAGTAAACCCGGGATCCCAAACAAGCCCGACTCGTGTGAAGGGAGGCCCGGTAAAACCTACTGGGCCGAAGACGGGACGGCCCGCTAACCGTCGCGGGGAGCAGCCTTCGCTGCTAAGCCAACGAGTCCCAGAGACCGACCTCCCGGGACATGTGGCGGCCCCCTGACCTAACGCCCCGGGTCAGAGCCATGCCGATGACCCTGGACGTGCGCTCCAAGAACGCCGCGCCTCCTGACAAACGTGTCGTCCAAGATAGGCCTCGTGAATGCTCCGGGACTCTAGCTCCCCTTATCTTGCGGCAAGGGCTTAGGCAGCTGGACTCCCTGACAAGGGGACAGCGCCGCTCGCGCGGGCCCCGCGATACAACGGGAGGGGCGTCCATAGGCGCTGCCTCCCCCTGTAATGATGGTAGCCTCTGTGCACCGTCTCATTACGCCAGCGAGTGTGACCGGACGCCCCCGGCCAGACCTTGGTAAGACACCCCTCACCGGGCGCGCCGTCCGGTGACAGGAGCTACGTAAGACGGCCTCTCGGACAAGGGACGTAGGCTCCGGCGGACAAGACCGGAGGCGACCCCCGAACGACCACCTGAGTGATCGCGCCGCCCCGACTGAGCCAGGATGGGACAACACCAGGGGGACGCGTTGCCCaagaagatcgccaggatcatccTTTGCCCAGAATATCGCCAAGATCAAGCCtgcccactcccgaccgaccgaGTGGGCCTCAACGACTGACAAGGACGATTCGCACCCCGACGGTGCCAAGACATAGCGCTAGATATCTGTAATGggggccctaccttgaactataaaagggaaagccccccACGTAGTAAAGGGTTGGACTCCCAGAGATCCAGCACTgcttgaccagcttgtaagctcccctctaaactttgagcacccgggctcgagagtaatagagcaagaacaccacccccataatggacgtagggcatttcagtcccgaaccagtctaaatcctcgagtctttgtgtgttagaccatatccgatcaagcgcacaacaaacgagcaatcgagtagttttgtagtcgcccatttcccgcagcgacagtgttattctcactaataagcatgaacaaaatattaaaccagaataggtttagagtgtacttcaaggcgggaccagtgccggaatagacattctattcgactggccttgctTGATGTAGCCGAACgacgtcgatgcaggaagatgttcgcagtgcagtcccacgaacggtcaccaggaaGTAGACAAAGTAGTAGTTTATGCCAggatgtagacgaagtagtcgtttaGGGAGCGAGTAGTCGCATCAAGATGCtctccaaaaacctgattgtccgctatcccgtgcaggaccttcagcgagcaaaggttccggaggcctgctctcgctagagctgtgcgcACAGCGCTAGTGATGGGAGTggcagaaagcagcagagggagaagggagaggtctcctaagtaGGAGTACCTGAAGCAAGTGCTCATGGTGTATGGATGAGTGGAGGAGAgtctggtttatataggcgtggaggtgcctcagattcaacgaacctggacgctGTAATTGTCTTTGATGAGTGCAGTTACTGGTGAATCAGTGCCAACGGTCAAGGCCATGATTCTCATGTCATCACTATCATGTTTATTGTCTCTGAATGCATTCAACAACGTTTATTGTCTTTGATTGCGTTCAACAACAAAAACGATGCTGTAATTGTCTTTGATGAGTGCAGTTACTAGTGAATCAGTGCCAACGGTCAAGGCCATGATTCTTCTGTCATCACTGTCACGTTTATTGTCTCTGAATGCATTCAACAATATTTATTGTCTCTGATTGCGTTCAACAACAAAaacttctcatctcagcacatcacgtcgcaccgcaccgcatgTCACGTCaccactacaaaaaatctggtGATCCATGACCATTAAATTTCGTCACAGGTCACTAAAAACTGTCATAAAACATTATTTATGACGATCTCGAATTGCGTcgtgtattgagcgtcacagatcacaTCTCGTGACGTTTCTTAAAATTTCGTCATGAATTGATTGATCCATGACATTTTGAAATCGTCATAAAATGTCCCTGGCCCCCAAAGCCCAGCCCAAGTCTattttctatgacgaaaataaacgtcacaaatagtataatttttGTCATAGATTCAATTTCCATGTCACACATTGATGACATGGAGGATGACGTAGCTATTGACTTGGCGATGACGTGGATAGCAATGATAAATGATAACATGACTCGGCGATGGCGTTCACGTACGCGGCATGCATGCACGTAAAAACTCTGGACCGTCGGTTTTTATTTTGAGATTTTCCTATGTTTAGTGTTGGGACAAAAAAAAATAACCTTCGCCTGATGCCCGGGTCCTACGGGCCACGACCCGGTTCATCGGCTCCAGTCACCCAGCGCCCACATGCACATGCTCTGCGTCCACCGGTTCCTGGTACACCGCGAAGCCTGCGTCCAGGATCTCTCACTTCCGGGCCCACCACTCAGTGACGAGGTCCAGAGATGACGTGGCGCGCCGGGACCTTCACAGCTTTAGGCTTTAGCACATAAAAACCATCCCGTCCGACGCATTCGCTCCTCACAGCTCTCTCTCAATCGCTCCCTGAGTTAGAGCTGTCGCAAAGAGGAGAAATAATCCCGGCAAAAAAAGCAAGGGAGCCTCTCGATCGATCATCTCGGCGACGGTTTGAATAAGTTCCGGTCCGGTGCCGCTCCCCATGCTCTGAATCTCTCCGACTGATCATGACAGGAAAGCCCCCTGCAGTCGCCAGCTGATTGCAGGGGACGTCTGCATCCTCTGATCCTCCTACCAGCTCTCTCGGATGGTATAGATTGGAGTTGCAGCCATGGAGTGCGGCCGCGACGGCGTCGTTCCACCACCGGAGCGCCAGGCGCCGCTCAATTGCGCCACCGAGGTAAACCGCGCCGGCGTCCGACCGCGTTAATGCTTGATTTCCTCTGCGTTTTTACGAGCCCGAGGGAACCGGTTGGGCAGGACGCGATCCCGCCGAGCCCGACGCTTTCTTCGGAAGAGTTCCTCCAGTTCAAGCGGAAGGCCACCACGATCGTGGAGGAGTACTTCTCCACCGACGACGTCGCCGGGACGGCGAACGAGCTGCGGGAGCTCCGCGTGCCGTGCTACCACTACTACTTCGTCAAGAAGCTGGTGTCCGTGGCCATGGACCGCCACGACAGGGAGAAGGAGATGGCGGCCGTGCTGCTGTCCTCGCTCTACGGCGACGTCGTCGACCGACCGCAGCTCTACAAGGGCTTCTGCAAGCTCACCGAGTCCTGCGACGACCTCTCCGTCGACACGCCCGACGCCGTCGACATCCTTGCCGTCTTCGTCGCCCGCGCCATCGTCGACGACATGCTGCCGCCGGCGTTCCTGGCCAAGCAGGGCGCGTGCCTGCCCAACGGCTGCAAGGGCGCGGAGGTCCTCCGCAGGGCGGAGAAGGGCTACCTGTCCGTGCCGCACCACGGCGAGATCGTCCTGCGGAGGTGGGGCGGGAGCAAGCGCATCACGGTGGAGGAGGCCAAGGCCAGGATTTCCGACATCCTGGAGGAGTACCTCGGCTCCGGCGACAGGAGCGAGGCGCTGCGGTGCATCAGGGACCTCAAGATCCCCTTCTTCCACCATGACGTCGTCAAGCGCGCGCTCGTGCTCGCcatggagcgcggcggcgcggccgagggCCACATCCTGGACCTCCTCAAGTTGGCGTCCGAGGAAGGGGTCATCAATGAGAGCCAGATCGCCAAAGGGTTCGACCGTCTGATCGACTCCGTCGACGATCTGGCGCTCGACGTGCCAAACGCGAGGTGCCTCCTGAAATCGGTGATCCATAAGGCTTCCTCGGAGGGCTGGCTGTGCGCGTCGGGCCTGAAACCGTTTCCACCGGAGCCGAAGAAGACCAGCGAGGTCGCCGACGCGGCGGTGCGGGAGTTCAAGTCGAAGGCCGTGTCGATCATAAAGGAGTACTTCATGACCGGCGACATCATGGAGGTGGTGAGCAGGTTGGAGGCCGAGAACGGCTCGTGCTGCTTATCCTTCAATGCCATCTTCGTCCAGAGGCTAATCAACGCCGCGATGGACCGGAAGAGCCGCGACAAGGAGATGGCTTCGGTGCTGCTCTCCGCGCTCTGCATGCCGCCGGACGATGTCGTGGCAGGATTCCACCTCCTGATCGAGGCCGCCGAGGACGCCGCGCTGGACAACCCGGTCATAGTCGAGGACCTGACCATGTTCTTCGCTAGGTCGGTGGTTGACGAGGTGATCGCGCCGTCGGacctggaggcgatggaggaGGATGCCTGCCGCGTCAAGGCGGACGGCTCCACCGGCGTGCTGGCGCTCCGGAACGCCCGCGCGCTGCTCAGCGCGAAGCTCTCCTCGGAGCGGATCCTGCGgtgctggggcggcggcggcagcggcaaggCCGGCTGGGAGCTGGACGAGGTGAAGGACATGATCAGCAAGCTGCTGCAGGAGTACGACTGCGGCGGCGACATCCGGGAGGCGTGCCGGCGCATCAAGGACCTGGGCATGCCCTTCTTCCACCACGAGGTTGTGAAGAAGGCGCTGGTGGCGATCATCGAGAAGCGGGGCAAGGACGAACGGCTGTGGGGCCTCCTCCGCGAGTGCCACGGCCGCGGCCTGATCACGCCGAACCAGATGACCAAGGGCTTCGAGAGGGTGGCCGACGGCGTCGAGGACCTCGCGCTCGACGTGCCCGACGCCGGGAAGCAGTTCGGGTGCTGCGTCGAGCGCGCCAGGGAGGAAGGATGGCTTGACGCGTCCTTCTCGGTGGCGAGGCCGGGGCAGCCAGTCTCCAATGGCGTTTGCTCGTGAGCAAACCGCCGGGCGGTTACGTTCAGGGTGCAGCACTGCAATTACATTTTCCTGGGGAGTTCGTCTGCAACATTTTACTTTTATTAGTACGTGATTGCAACTATACTTGTATATGTACCAGCAGGACTGCAGGAGCAAGAGAGAGGCGATTAGGAGAGTATATATATTACCACAACAATTTTGTTGCAGGATTGGAAGGACGGCTTGGTGTTTTGCATGGTGTTTAGCAGGGAGAACTTGTGTATTGAAGAGTCTGTGCTTGCCATTTTATTTGTGTGTTACACTGTTCAACGATTGTTTTGTTGAGGAAACTCCGATCCTTGCTAATGTGTGTAAGCTCACATTCTTTTATTCAAATTTTCAGCATATTTACTTTTTCTACCCTCGGAAAAAGATAGATTAGAAGCTAGCGTCTTCTCGTATGTTTTGCCATAGAATCATTCTTTAGACGCATGTTGAAATGCACGGTCCACATGTGTGTTCGGACTTAAAATTTACTCCCTCTATCCTAAAATGTAAGACATTTTGGTTTATTTTAAGTCAAACTGTTTCAAATTTGATCAAGTTTAATTTACTTATTTGAAATAATTAGATCTATTATGAAATATACTTGCttaatttacttatttgatgtgttaaatgctaatatttttctctataaatttggtccaATTTAGACtactttgacttaggacaaaacaAAATGTCTTACATTTAGAACGGTGGAGTATAAAATACAAACCCGCATCTTGATGCATGCTATGATGCAGAGTGCAGAGCATACGAGTAGACGCTCCTTGGTGCAAGATATATTCCCTTGTACAGTGAGCATGTTACATGTCAGACAAATCCAGGTTGGCATACTGCGAACTTTTGTTATGGAGGCTAGCAAGAATCGAAATGGGCAAAGAAACTAGCGAGGCAGACTAACGGCCCAGTCCATGGATTGGGCCTTTCCGGAGCCCCTCTCTCGGTGCTCAACGCTACAAGGCCCAATCCATAGATTTCAGCGGTGCCGGACTAGCAGCCCAATAAGTTTCAGATTCTTCAACAACGTCTCATGCCTAAACTGCCCTCTCGCTTTGGATACCACGGATGAGCACGTACTATCTACGATCGTCGACCAAGTTGCATTTTGGCTTATCTgactgagagactgagaggaaCTTGGAGATGGACCCGAGTGTCGAATATTATACAAAACAAAAGTAACAGATGGAACTGCGAAATCCAtcttagggggtgtttagttggtgaaaaagtttggatttgaaTAGTacgtttcgttgttacttgataattaatatcaaattattaattaattaatatcatTAAATTCATATCGTAGAGAAAAATTTggatttgatgtgacgggtactttAGAGAAaagtttggaaactaaacgccaCTTTACGATGTTAACGTGTCGCTGTGCATGCCTTCACCCAGTATTCAACAGTTTTTAGCAGGACCAGGTCACGTGGGCTAACATTAATGTGACTAGGTGAGGCAGCGATGTCTACACAATCTGCGCCGAAATTTTAGTACACCATGCCGCAGTATATAAGCACCGGCCGCTGGCCGGCGTCATGTGTGCTCTGCAGTGCCGGTAACATGGTGCCATTTGGAGTGTTGTAGAGCAACAGGTGGCGGCGGATCTGGGTGTTGCCTAAAAAGAGAATTTttctaaatatagactaatcacaaaattaattacagaactcgtctgtaaatcgcgagatgaatctaataagcttaagtaatctgtcattagagattgtttactgtagcattactgtagcaatttagcgtctaaaTACGGTccaattaggttcattagattcatctcgcaatttacaaacaaactatgcaatgagttttttttatttcgtttagatttaagtctccatgtaccagaatttttttttgaaattttaaattataCAGCTGAACACGGGGCTGGACAGCGCATGGTCACATCACAGGTGGCCGCGCCGTGTACGGGTACTACGAAAACTGTTAAAAGAATTAAAACTTTTACCGGCGTGCCCGCGGTTGATGCCTTGCCTACGAAGCAGTCAAGCCAACGGTCCTAGGATGACGCCGCGCCACCCTGACGTCATCGCGACAGATCCCACGCGGCTGGTAGTCACTGAACCGAGACAAAGCGACAAGCCagattattcaaaaaaaaaaaaacaaagcgaCAAGCCAGGCAGTAGGTACCAtgcgtcgccgccggcagcaACAAAACGCCAACGCGCTCCCAGCCGAGCCGTAACCGCGCGCACAACTCAATGCCAGCGCCGGAAACTGCAAGAGCACGGGCACTTGTGCCAAACCCGAAAGAAACCGCACCGGGTGCTGCTAGCAAACCGCGCATCTGGGGGGCATCTGCGTCgcgtccctctccctccctctcccaacACCGCGCCACAGCTAACCCGCGTGTCCCCAATCATACGTACCACCGCGGCCGTGTCCgcttccttccctccctccgTCCCTCCCCCGTCTccaccctccccctcctctcccctcccgcAAGCCGGCGTCCGCGGATGCGCCGGCGCGCTcccgcccccaaaccctaggccCGATCCCGATGGCGACGCCGCGCTGGGGGCCCCCGGCGTCGCCGGTCACCGGCGACCGCTACCTCGACCTGCTGGTCCGCTTCGTGGAACGCAACGCGGGCGCGCTGCTCGACGGCACCGTCACCCTGCGCCTCCACCCCGTCGGGCTCCACTACGTCGCCTCTCGCCTCGAGGCGCTGCGGGAGCTCGAGGCCGTGGGCGCCGGCGCGCCCGTCGACTACCTCCGCGCCTACGTCGCCGACCTCGGCGACCACCGCGCGCTCGAGCAGCTCCGCCGGATCCTGCGCCTCCTCACCTCGCTCAAGGTCGTCGCCGCGGGGCCCGGCCGCGACCCGGCGCCGCTCTCGCTCCTGCCCTTCGCGCGCCTGCGCGTGCTCGAGCTGCGGGGCTGCGACCTCTCCACATCCGCCGCCAGGGGGCTGCTCGACCTCCGACACACCCTCGAGAAGCTCGTCTGTTACGATTCTACGGTGCGTTCCTACCATCTGACACAATTTCGTTTGTATTCCTTGCCTGTGCCGGTTCGCGTCGTGGTGACCACAGGCTCTATTTATGATCCTCAACTACCCTGAGCTATTCTGAACTGTCAATTGAACCTATGGTTTGCTGTTCTGGTTCATCAACAGCTAGTGAAGCCTCATTATTTTAGTCCGTTGCTGCAATGCTATGCTCCACAGTCCACACTATTGATCCATTCCTAGGATCCGATTCAGTCCTGTTCGTTAGTTCTGTTCACTCAACATGTTTCTGCCATTTTGCTAATCAATTAGATGTTCGTGCTAAGATGCCTTCTGATTCTTATGTTTATTGAAGTTTCATTCAGGCCTTGCTTGTAGGGTTCAGCATAATATTGTTGTAGGGTTCAGTATAATATTGTCCTGAAATCATTCTCATATAATCCTTTCCTAATTCGAAATTTGTTTAGTCCTCAGCAGTTCTTCTGAAGTAGATGGATTGGGGCATCTTACAGAGTCCCTACAATTCTGTATGATTATATCACTCCTTTCGCTGCTGAGGCGATGCATGCTAATGCAACAATCATCTCTGCTGCGCTTGCTGTATTACTCTGTGACAATTAGCAAGCTTTGGCATTAAGAACTTGTCCAGTCATGTGGTCTCTTAACACACATAACATACTGTGGTCTGTGCATGCATCTTCATCTACATCATTTTGCAAGTTATGGAGAAAATTTTAACTGGAGCTACTGTTCATTCGAATTTGATATTCAGTCATCTTAGATACTATCAAGAGCATAATGCATTCTCAATGGCTGCTAGCATCTCTTACTCTAGCTTTAATGTACTTCCCCGTTCCATGTTGCTTGTGCAAGTATCAGATATCAACAGTTGTATATGGTGTGGTTTGTTGGCTGATGATATGCAACGAAAATTGAGCACACATATGGAAAACTCTAGTGTTTCGTTGCAGCTTTTGGTGTCTGCAACTTGATTTGGCTTGCCATATTTTTAATCGTTACTGGTATACAGTCAAATGTTCAGCTAGCACCAAAGAATTCATTTAGAAAGAGAAGTAGCATTACTCATCCTGATAATCAATTCGGTGGATCCAGGCTTCCTTGCAAAGCGCTTCCATATTATTAGAATACTTTAGCTGAATTCACAATAGTTGATTTTCGTGCTACTGCAGGATGCTCTTAGGCATGTTTTCGCAAGTAGAATCACGGATATCAAGGACTCTCCTGTATGGAGCAAACTTTCATACGTCTCATGTACATCTAATGGCATAGTACTCATGGATGAGTCACTGCGATTGTTACCGGCAATCGAAACACTGGATCTTAGTCGCAACAAGTTTGCAAAGGTGGACAATCTGCGGAAATGTACAAAGTTGCAAAATCTGGATCTTGGGTTTAACCATTTGCGTTCGATCTCATCCTTGAGTGAGGTAATTGTGTTTCCTTTATAATCCACTCCAGAACATTGCCAGACAGTCTAGCTTATTCTGGTTACATGCTTTTAGTGGTATATTTACAGTTATCTGTTGCTTTCTTGCAGGTTTCCAGTCGAATTGTAAAACTTGTTGTGAGGAATAACGCTTTAACTACAATACATGGGATTGAGAATCTCAAATCACTCATGGGGCTTGATCTCTCGTACAATATCATCTCAAATTTCTCAGAATTGGAAATCCTGGGCACCTTATCTCTATTGCAGAACCTCTGGTTGGAAGGCAATCCTATCTGCTGTGCTCGGTGGTATCGAGCACATGTGTTCAGTTTTTTCCGTAATCCAGAGAATGTAAGTAGTATGCTTCGTATCAAACTCTTTGTTTTCTATTACTTTCCCCATCATAATAGTTTGTTCCGCAGTATTGGAGTAAAGTGACAGCTCTGTTCCCTGGCTTTTTCTGGTTCAGTTGAAGTTAGATGATAAAGGTATGAACACACAAGAATACTGGGAAAAGCAAGTACTGTTTGCATGCAGACAAAATCATCCTGCTGGTTATGGGTTTTATTTCCCTGCAGTAGATGATCATGAAGATGAAGAAACGTTAACTTCAAAAATGGTTTGTATCTGTTATTCTGTTACACCAAT
This window contains:
- the LOC120692910 gene encoding MA3 DOMAIN-CONTAINING TRANSLATION REGULATORY FACTOR 2-like, whose product is MECGRDGVVPPPERQAPLNCATEDAIPPSPTLSSEEFLQFKRKATTIVEEYFSTDDVAGTANELRELRVPCYHYYFVKKLVSVAMDRHDREKEMAAVLLSSLYGDVVDRPQLYKGFCKLTESCDDLSVDTPDAVDILAVFVARAIVDDMLPPAFLAKQGACLPNGCKGAEVLRRAEKGYLSVPHHGEIVLRRWGGSKRITVEEAKARISDILEEYLGSGDRSEALRCIRDLKIPFFHHDVVKRALVLAMERGGAAEGHILDLLKLASEEGVINESQIAKGFDRLIDSVDDLALDVPNARCLLKSVIHKASSEGWLCASGLKPFPPEPKKTSEVADAAVREFKSKAVSIIKEYFMTGDIMEVVSRLEAENGSCCLSFNAIFVQRLINAAMDRKSRDKEMASVLLSALCMPPDDVVAGFHLLIEAAEDAALDNPVIVEDLTMFFARSVVDEVIAPSDLEAMEEDACRVKADGSTGVLALRNARALLSAKLSSERILRCWGGGGSGKAGWELDEVKDMISKLLQEYDCGGDIREACRRIKDLGMPFFHHEVVKKALVAIIEKRGKDERLWGLLRECHGRGLITPNQMTKGFERVADGVEDLALDVPDAGKQFGCCVERAREEGWLDASFSVARPGQPVSNGVCS